In a single window of the Bacteroides acidifaciens genome:
- a CDS encoding DUF1735 and LamG domain-containing protein, translating to MKLNKLIMMMFIAFSITLTGCQSNEDEQHYDNKLFLSTTAFTQEILFKAGDTNIVKELSVKIAKPEAHDIKVTMAPAPELLDTYRSAYYDDAAILLPETHYVMEENKVTIKAGAVSSNILPIQFINTGELDADLTYVLPVTIHSVEGIEVLQSAKNYYYVFHGASLINVVCNLNENRAYPDFNNDTRFNNMKENTLELLFKASQLKNEISTLMGIEGEYLLRIGDAGVPSNQLQLATSNGNLTNSDLQFDGNKWYHVAVTFKEGEAKIYIDGIEKASKNFSRLKTVSLGTKHSDESGGQARCFWIGYSYNEQRFFNGSVAEVRIWNRALTAEEIQAVNHFYTADPASEGLIAYWKFDEGEEQTVKDHSASGYNLTIENLPKWEFVTLPEK from the coding sequence ATGAAACTGAATAAATTAATAATGATGATGTTCATCGCTTTCTCCATCACCTTGACCGGATGTCAGAGTAATGAAGACGAACAGCATTACGACAACAAACTTTTCCTTTCCACAACAGCCTTCACTCAGGAAATCCTGTTCAAAGCAGGAGACACCAATATAGTAAAAGAGCTTTCGGTGAAAATAGCCAAACCGGAAGCACATGATATCAAAGTAACAATGGCACCGGCACCGGAATTACTGGATACCTACCGGAGTGCATATTACGACGACGCAGCCATACTACTTCCCGAAACACATTATGTAATGGAAGAGAACAAAGTGACCATTAAAGCCGGTGCTGTTTCCAGCAACATACTACCTATTCAATTTATCAATACAGGAGAACTGGACGCAGACCTTACTTATGTATTGCCCGTCACCATCCACTCTGTCGAAGGAATCGAAGTACTGCAAAGCGCTAAGAATTATTACTATGTGTTTCATGGAGCCTCACTTATCAACGTAGTGTGCAACCTAAACGAAAATCGTGCCTATCCGGACTTCAACAATGATACAAGATTCAATAATATGAAAGAAAATACACTGGAGCTACTCTTTAAAGCCTCTCAACTCAAAAATGAGATAAGCACACTGATGGGCATCGAAGGCGAGTATCTACTTCGTATCGGCGACGCAGGCGTACCTTCCAACCAGCTTCAACTCGCTACCTCTAACGGCAATCTTACCAATTCCGACTTACAGTTTGACGGCAACAAATGGTATCACGTGGCTGTCACCTTCAAGGAAGGAGAGGCAAAGATATATATTGACGGAATAGAAAAAGCCTCAAAAAATTTCTCAAGATTGAAGACAGTCAGCTTAGGAACCAAACATTCGGACGAAAGCGGTGGACAAGCACGCTGTTTCTGGATTGGATATTCTTACAATGAACAACGTTTCTTCAACGGTTCAGTAGCTGAAGTGCGTATTTGGAACCGTGCTCTTACAGCCGAAGAAATTCAAGCTGTCAACCATTTCTATACAGCAGATCCTGCCTCGGAAGGCTTGATAGCATACTGGAAATTTGATGAAGGCGAAGAACAAACAGTGAAAGACCACAGCGCAAGCGGGTATAACTTGACCATCGAGAATCTTCCAAAATGGGAATTCGTTACCTTACCCGAAAAATAA
- a CDS encoding glycoside hydrolase family 18: MKKIFKYTLPVLIACPMMLAACSEWTESESITLRYPSIEEQNPELYAQYLKSLNNFKTSEHSIVIVSMNNLSTPPANQSQHLTALPDSVDYICLNNIFDVNKMHITEMDKVRKKGTKVLGLINFDAIESTWQAILEKEAEDASNTETSEKENELESEDETPDEDPAIADARRFIEYCKKETARQLDAINALGTDGIVINFTGFDLNSLLQDEEKTAAETARQGAFFNLLAEWKVAHADKELIFKGSPQNVIGKEILVESKYIIVNAHSAKNLYEMSYLVLMASAKGVPTDRFIMGVTTPYLSNMGDQYGMVNGKSAIVAAAEWTLQEVTDYIKAGISVDGVEQDYFYFNPAKVYPNVREAINILSPTAK, encoded by the coding sequence ATGAAAAAGATATTCAAATATACACTTCCTGTACTCATCGCCTGCCCGATGATGCTGGCAGCATGTTCGGAATGGACGGAATCGGAAAGCATTACTCTCCGTTACCCTTCCATCGAAGAGCAGAATCCGGAACTATACGCTCAATACCTGAAATCACTCAACAACTTCAAGACCAGTGAACATTCCATTGTCATAGTTTCCATGAACAACCTTAGCACGCCCCCTGCCAATCAGAGCCAACACCTCACGGCACTACCCGATAGCGTAGATTATATCTGCCTGAATAACATCTTCGACGTGAATAAGATGCATATCACTGAAATGGATAAAGTCCGCAAAAAAGGAACAAAAGTATTAGGGCTGATCAACTTTGACGCCATCGAAAGCACTTGGCAAGCCATTCTTGAAAAAGAGGCAGAAGATGCCTCCAACACGGAAACTTCAGAGAAAGAAAACGAACTAGAGAGCGAAGATGAAACACCAGATGAAGATCCAGCTATTGCCGATGCACGACGTTTCATCGAATACTGCAAAAAAGAAACAGCCAGGCAATTGGATGCCATCAATGCACTGGGAACAGACGGTATAGTGATTAACTTCACCGGCTTCGACCTCAACTCCCTGTTGCAAGATGAAGAAAAGACAGCTGCCGAAACAGCACGCCAAGGTGCATTCTTCAATCTGCTGGCAGAGTGGAAAGTCGCTCATGCGGACAAAGAACTCATCTTCAAAGGAAGTCCGCAGAACGTCATCGGTAAAGAGATATTGGTAGAAAGCAAGTATATCATTGTCAACGCCCACAGTGCCAAAAATCTCTACGAAATGTCTTATCTCGTACTGATGGCATCTGCCAAAGGCGTACCGACCGACCGCTTTATTATGGGAGTAACCACTCCATATCTCAGCAACATGGGTGACCAATATGGTATGGTGAATGGGAAATCTGCCATCGTTGCCGCTGCCGAATGGACGCTGCAAGAAGTAACCGATTATATAAAAGCCGGAATCTCTGTGGATGGAGTAGAGCAGGATTATTTTTATTTCAATCCTGCAAAAGTATACCCCAACGTCAGAGAAGCAATTAATATCCTTAGTCCAACCGCTAAATAA
- a CDS encoding SusC/RagA family TonB-linked outer membrane protein: MESKHSLRKSNLFRALLILLFMVVPLQWATAQLTLSTHRTTLGSVIKQIQSQSKYQFFYNDKLSTITVDPLNVKDASLEQILSTLLKNKNISYKIEDNIIYLSEKEASSGNQQQVGKEQTITGQVIDSKGEPLIGVSILVKGTTDGAITDLDGNYKIVTKSANPVIVYSYIGYKTQEVPLKGQSSINITLMDDTQVIDEVVVTALGIKRATKALSYNVQEVKSDDLLTNKDANFINALSGKVAGVTINSSSSGVGGASKVVMRGAKSIEQSSNALYVIDGIPMYNLSGEGGQVFDSKGSTEAIADINPEDIESMSVLTGAAAAALYGSQAANGAIVITTKKGKEGRVSLTVTQNTEFIRPFRMPEFQNRYGTGNLSTGATTGDLSWGHLLNNSNYMGYDPASDFLRTGVVTTESVALSAGTDKNQTYFSSSVVNSKGMVPNNDYNRYNFTFRNTTSFLKDKMILDVSASYIKQNDKNMVNQGTYSNPLVTAYLFPRGNDWEEYKMYERYDTNRKIYTQYWPNEMLSSYTGQNPYWIAYRNLRENDKERYMLSANLSYQILDWLSVSGRVRVDNANTDYTKKLYATSHNVLTEGSKNGFFGLARTLDKQTYADVMVNVNKTFKEIISLQANIGASYSDMKQDVMSNEGPIRSDGIANMFNIIQLDDVKTKRNQSGYREQTKSLFASVELGYKSTYYLTLTGRSDWPSQLAGPNSAKSAFFYPSIGGSVILSELLPMPKQIQYLKLRGSFASVGLPFPRFLASPTYEWDNATKQWITKTHYPLYELKPEKTNSWEIGITARFLEHFNFDLGLYTTKTYNQTFNPQVSVSSKYSTMYVQTGSVRNKGIELSLGYQNEWNKKISWSSNFTFSANKNEILNLLENYIHPETGELITKERLDVGGLAQARFVLKKGGTLGDMYSTADLLRDNQGNIYVDAEGNVKANFKSEDIKLGSVFPKCNMAWRNDFRWKNLNFGFMLSARIGGIVYSATQATLDLYGVSEASAAARDCGGVLVNGGDIIDAQKWYSVIGSESGIPQYYTYSATNLRLQEASIGYTIPKNKLWGVADITVSLVGRNLWMIYCKAPFDPEAVATTGNYYQGIDNFMMPSSRNLGFNVRLKF; this comes from the coding sequence ATGGAAAGCAAACATTCGCTTCGAAAGTCGAATCTATTTCGAGCTTTACTGATTCTTTTGTTCATGGTAGTTCCCTTGCAGTGGGCTACAGCACAGTTGACCCTATCAACTCACCGTACAACTTTAGGGAGTGTAATAAAACAAATTCAGTCCCAATCAAAGTATCAATTCTTTTATAACGACAAACTATCGACAATCACAGTTGATCCTTTAAATGTAAAAGATGCTTCATTGGAACAAATACTGAGTACGCTTCTAAAGAATAAAAATATTTCTTATAAGATAGAAGATAATATTATTTATCTATCAGAAAAAGAAGCATCAAGTGGTAACCAACAGCAAGTTGGTAAAGAACAGACTATAACAGGACAAGTTATAGATTCCAAAGGCGAACCTTTAATCGGAGTCAGTATTCTAGTAAAAGGAACAACTGATGGAGCTATAACAGATTTAGATGGTAACTATAAAATAGTAACCAAGAGTGCTAATCCTGTGATTGTGTATTCTTATATTGGATATAAGACACAAGAAGTTCCCTTGAAAGGTCAGTCTTCTATAAATATAACATTAATGGATGATACACAAGTTATTGATGAAGTAGTTGTCACTGCCCTAGGTATCAAAAGAGCGACAAAAGCTCTGAGTTATAACGTTCAGGAAGTAAAAAGTGATGACCTTCTAACTAACAAGGACGCTAACTTCATTAACGCACTTTCCGGTAAAGTTGCCGGAGTTACGATCAATTCCAGTTCATCAGGCGTAGGTGGTGCCAGCAAAGTGGTGATGCGTGGTGCAAAAAGTATAGAGCAATCCAGTAATGCACTTTATGTAATAGATGGTATTCCAATGTACAATTTAAGTGGAGAAGGCGGACAAGTATTCGACTCAAAAGGTTCCACAGAAGCTATTGCTGATATAAATCCAGAAGATATTGAATCCATGTCCGTATTGACTGGTGCAGCAGCGGCAGCTTTGTATGGTAGCCAGGCAGCTAATGGTGCTATCGTTATTACCACAAAGAAAGGTAAAGAAGGACGTGTTAGTTTGACTGTTACACAAAATACGGAATTTATCCGTCCGTTCAGAATGCCGGAATTCCAAAACCGCTATGGTACAGGTAATTTGTCAACAGGAGCAACAACTGGTGACCTTAGCTGGGGACATCTATTAAACAACAGCAATTACATGGGGTATGATCCGGCAAGTGACTTCCTCAGAACAGGTGTTGTTACGACCGAAAGTGTTGCACTTTCAGCTGGTACAGATAAAAATCAGACTTATTTTTCTTCCAGTGTTGTGAATTCAAAAGGCATGGTCCCCAACAATGACTATAACCGCTATAATTTCACATTCCGCAATACTACTTCTTTCTTGAAAGATAAAATGATATTGGATGTGAGTGCTAGTTATATCAAGCAGAATGATAAGAATATGGTCAACCAAGGTACTTATTCAAACCCATTGGTTACTGCTTATCTGTTTCCACGTGGAAATGACTGGGAAGAATATAAGATGTACGAGCGTTATGACACAAATCGCAAAATCTATACTCAATATTGGCCCAATGAAATGCTTTCCAGCTATACAGGGCAAAACCCTTATTGGATTGCATATCGAAATTTACGTGAGAACGATAAAGAACGTTATATGTTAAGTGCTAATCTGAGTTATCAGATTCTTGACTGGCTGAGTGTTTCCGGTCGTGTGCGTGTAGATAATGCAAATACAGATTATACAAAAAAGTTATATGCAACCAGCCATAATGTACTGACAGAAGGTTCAAAAAATGGTTTCTTTGGTTTAGCAAGAACTCTTGATAAACAGACATACGCTGACGTAATGGTAAACGTCAATAAGACATTTAAAGAAATTATTTCTTTGCAAGCCAACATTGGTGCGTCTTACTCTGATATGAAACAAGATGTTATGTCTAATGAAGGCCCAATCCGTAGTGATGGAATTGCCAATATGTTCAATATCATTCAACTGGATGATGTCAAGACAAAACGTAATCAAAGTGGCTACAGAGAACAAACCAAGTCCCTTTTTGCAAGTGTTGAACTGGGTTATAAGAGCACATATTATTTAACTTTAACCGGACGTAGCGATTGGCCTTCTCAATTAGCTGGACCTAATTCTGCAAAAAGTGCATTCTTTTATCCCTCAATAGGTGGTTCCGTCATTCTATCTGAATTATTACCGATGCCCAAACAGATCCAGTATTTAAAATTAAGAGGCTCATTCGCATCAGTAGGTTTACCTTTCCCACGTTTCTTGGCAAGCCCCACTTACGAATGGGATAATGCAACCAAACAATGGATCACTAAGACTCATTATCCATTGTATGAGTTGAAACCGGAAAAAACTAACTCTTGGGAAATTGGTATTACAGCAAGATTCTTGGAACATTTTAATTTTGACTTAGGATTATATACAACAAAGACTTATAATCAAACATTCAATCCTCAGGTTTCTGTATCTTCAAAATATTCAACGATGTATGTACAAACAGGTAGTGTACGAAATAAAGGTATAGAACTATCACTCGGATATCAGAATGAATGGAACAAGAAAATCAGTTGGTCGTCTAACTTTACTTTTAGTGCCAACAAAAATGAAATACTTAATTTATTAGAGAACTATATTCATCCGGAAACAGGTGAGTTAATCACAAAAGAACGTTTGGATGTCGGTGGACTTGCACAAGCCAGATTCGTACTGAAGAAAGGCGGAACATTAGGAGATATGTATTCTACCGCTGATTTACTACGTGACAACCAAGGTAATATTTATGTTGACGCAGAAGGAAATGTAAAAGCCAATTTTAAATCTGAAGATATTAAATTAGGCAGTGTTTTCCCGAAATGCAATATGGCGTGGAGAAATGATTTCCGTTGGAAGAATCTGAATTTTGGATTTATGTTATCCGCACGTATTGGTGGCATTGTCTATTCTGCTACACAAGCTACTCTTGATCTTTATGGAGTATCAGAAGCCAGTGCAGCAGCACGTGACTGTGGTGGCGTACTTGTTAATGGCGGTGATATAATTGATGCACAAAAATGGTATTCTGTGATAGGTTCGGAAAGTGGTATCCCTCAATATTATACTTATAGTGCAACAAACTTACGTTTACAAGAAGCTAGCATCGGTTATACAATACCTAAAAACAAGTTATGGGGTGTAGCGGATATTACAGTTTCATTGGTAGGGCGTAACTTATGGATGATCTACTGCAAGGCTCCATTCGATCCGGAAGCGGTGGCTACAACCGGTAACTATTATCAAGGTATTGATAATTTCATGATGCCAAGTTCACGTAACTTAGGATTCAATGTTAGACTTAAATTTTAA
- a CDS encoding SusD/RagB family nutrient-binding outer membrane lipoprotein: MIKKSTIKLILVGGAIGISACTNNYIDYNTNPYEATKDQMNADGYIWRSALVNMQGYVVPAEPNTLQYTDCLLGGTYGGYLGESKANDWNNRFSTYNPSQAWIGVLYNDIVPKVLPSLSQIEVNTTDEVPLAVAQVVKVAALHRITDTYGPIPYSQLGADGKLAAPFDSQQDVYTNMIKDLDNAINILTAKQTNTFNPDADKVYGGNVVKWVKFANSLKLRLAMRMVYTNYNVDGKTPQTIAEEAVKHEIGVMTSNDDNAMFTPNENPFYKTNYEYSDYRVAADIMSYMKGYQDPRMEKYFTKSTFADKDYHGIRIGTGVLTDSEMSHSYSNMLTTLNSKLMWMNAAEVAFLEAEGALRGWDMKGGDAKSYYQKGITLSFEQWGVNITDSYLTSQRVPQIYKDPAETFSYTGSVSDITVKWKEIGGFDEENLERIITQKWIANFPLGIESWAEFRRTGYPKLMEVDKNLGTDIVKGKFARRLSYPQDEYRNNGDNMPKALEYLKGADKMSTHVWWDCNPRLTQE, from the coding sequence ATGATAAAGAAATCAACCATAAAATTAATTCTTGTCGGCGGTGCAATAGGCATTTCCGCATGTACAAATAATTATATAGATTATAACACTAATCCATACGAAGCAACCAAAGACCAAATGAATGCAGATGGCTATATTTGGCGGTCGGCTTTAGTAAATATGCAAGGTTATGTTGTTCCGGCAGAACCTAACACTCTTCAATATACTGACTGTTTGTTGGGCGGTACATACGGTGGTTATTTGGGAGAATCGAAAGCAAATGACTGGAATAATCGTTTTTCTACATACAATCCTTCACAAGCATGGATTGGAGTGCTTTACAATGATATAGTTCCCAAAGTATTACCCAGCTTAAGCCAAATAGAAGTCAATACAACAGATGAAGTTCCTTTGGCGGTAGCACAAGTTGTAAAAGTTGCAGCTTTGCATAGGATCACTGATACATACGGTCCCATTCCTTATTCTCAATTAGGTGCTGATGGTAAATTAGCTGCTCCGTTTGATTCGCAGCAAGATGTTTACACCAATATGATTAAAGATTTGGATAATGCTATTAACATTCTTACAGCCAAACAAACAAATACTTTTAATCCTGATGCGGATAAAGTATATGGCGGTAATGTGGTGAAATGGGTAAAGTTTGCTAATTCTCTGAAATTACGTTTGGCAATGCGTATGGTATATACCAATTATAACGTGGATGGAAAAACGCCCCAAACAATAGCTGAAGAAGCCGTAAAACATGAAATAGGAGTTATGACTTCAAACGATGATAATGCAATGTTTACACCTAACGAGAATCCTTTTTATAAAACAAATTATGAATACAGTGATTATCGGGTTGCTGCCGATATAATGTCTTATATGAAAGGTTATCAAGATCCCCGTATGGAGAAATATTTCACTAAATCCACTTTTGCTGATAAAGATTATCATGGTATTCGTATTGGTACTGGTGTCTTGACTGATTCAGAAATGAGTCACTCGTATTCTAATATGCTAACAACTCTGAACTCTAAACTAATGTGGATGAATGCTGCCGAAGTTGCATTTCTGGAAGCAGAAGGAGCTTTGAGAGGTTGGGACATGAAAGGCGGAGATGCTAAATCATACTATCAGAAAGGCATCACGTTATCTTTTGAACAATGGGGCGTTAATATTACAGATAGTTATCTTACTTCGCAAAGAGTGCCACAGATATACAAAGATCCTGCCGAAACGTTCAGTTATACTGGTTCTGTTTCAGATATTACAGTAAAATGGAAAGAAATCGGTGGATTTGATGAAGAAAATCTAGAACGTATTATTACTCAGAAATGGATTGCCAACTTCCCGTTAGGTATAGAGTCGTGGGCCGAGTTTCGCCGTACAGGATACCCAAAGTTAATGGAAGTAGACAAAAACCTAGGAACTGATATAGTCAAAGGAAAGTTTGCACGTCGTTTGTCTTATCCACAGGATGAGTATAGAAATAATGGGGATAACATGCCGAAAGCATTGGAATATCTAAAGGGAGCAGACAAAATGTCTACTCATGTATGGTGGGATTGTAATCCAAGATTAACTCAAGAATAA
- a CDS encoding glycoside hydrolase family 18 — protein MNNKTNIIVTLLFAASCAFVSCDDWTDVESIGIKQPGIEEQNPELYAKYLENLCQYKADAEHKKVYVWFDNSEKKPFSQAQHLVALPDSIDAVALECPDNLADWERNEMSEMQTKKGTKVIYDINFDSIKVAYNRQQEVVQEAEPVAQEFETFLMDSLSTALKLSQKYDYDGICVSYTGKVSTHMTEEEKNEYIQNETFFMGIINDWHLRNSDKIIAFKGKPQNLYAKTYLKEYDIIFALGTEATNRDMLTYEYSLATGQEVPENRVGIIISTPSLDSSDKTTGYLGADLAIDKVAEWAALPQSGKQVAGVGIYNVSNDYFYTDKNYKYTRKVISSLNPPIK, from the coding sequence ATGAATAATAAAACAAATATAATAGTAACATTGCTTTTTGCAGCAAGTTGTGCTTTTGTTTCATGTGATGACTGGACGGATGTAGAAAGTATCGGCATCAAACAACCCGGTATTGAGGAACAAAATCCTGAACTATATGCTAAGTACTTGGAGAACTTATGTCAATACAAAGCCGATGCGGAACACAAAAAAGTGTATGTGTGGTTTGATAATAGCGAAAAGAAACCATTTAGCCAGGCGCAACATCTGGTAGCTCTTCCGGATAGCATTGATGCGGTTGCATTGGAGTGTCCCGATAACTTGGCGGATTGGGAAAGGAACGAAATGTCGGAGATGCAGACTAAAAAAGGAACAAAAGTTATTTATGATATAAACTTTGATTCTATAAAAGTAGCTTACAACAGACAGCAAGAGGTTGTTCAGGAGGCCGAACCCGTAGCACAGGAGTTTGAAACATTTTTAATGGATTCTTTATCAACTGCTCTCAAACTGTCGCAAAAGTACGACTATGATGGCATCTGTGTAAGTTATACAGGCAAGGTGAGCACTCATATGACTGAGGAAGAGAAGAATGAATACATTCAGAATGAGACATTTTTTATGGGCATTATTAACGACTGGCATTTGAGAAACTCTGATAAAATAATAGCCTTTAAAGGAAAACCTCAGAACCTGTATGCAAAAACGTATCTGAAAGAGTACGATATTATTTTCGCATTGGGCACGGAGGCCACCAATAGAGATATGCTTACTTATGAATATTCTCTGGCAACAGGTCAGGAAGTGCCCGAAAATCGTGTAGGAATTATAATCTCGACTCCTTCATTGGATTCCTCGGATAAAACGACAGGATATTTGGGTGCTGACTTGGCTATTGATAAAGTGGCCGAATGGGCTGCGCTTCCGCAAAGTGGAAAACAAGTAGCGGGTGTGGGCATTTACAATGTTTCCAACGATTATTTCTACACAGATAAAAATTATAAATACACTCGGAAAGTGATTTCTTCACTTAATCCGCCGATAAAATAA
- a CDS encoding DUF1735 and LamG domain-containing protein, which produces MKNYSSFFSFLILSLSFGLTACQEDSENFGSKVIAGNATKKVDTYLLKPGMNEMSRTFQATIPRPEETEIHITYKADPTLVEQYNSAYYNEAIALPEICYELTEPTAVIYAGSITSTDVTIHFKELTSLDNNLIYVLPITVAESNWSLLESTRTSYYVFKGAALINVVADIKERRLQPSFTDASVLNNLRTITVEALIRANELYDKISTLMGVEGKFLLRFSDQGLPGNQLQIATSAGNTTNPNWTIETGKWVHVAVTYNGVTGQAEMFVDGESKGVGNQRPRVTVNWGVSYPREEENDNKRGFWIGYSYDTPRYLDGDISECRVWNRILTPEEIREKDHFYYVDPASDGLVAYWKFDDGQGGNITDHANGNNLIANNELTWKAVELPNKKK; this is translated from the coding sequence ATGAAAAATTATAGTTCGTTTTTTAGTTTTCTTATATTGTCTCTGTCGTTTGGCTTGACAGCCTGTCAGGAAGACAGTGAAAACTTCGGCAGTAAGGTCATTGCAGGAAATGCAACAAAGAAAGTGGATACATATTTATTAAAGCCCGGAATGAATGAAATGAGTCGAACTTTCCAGGCAACCATTCCACGGCCTGAAGAAACGGAAATACATATTACGTATAAAGCTGACCCTACGCTGGTGGAACAATATAACAGCGCCTATTATAATGAGGCTATTGCATTGCCTGAAATATGTTATGAACTGACCGAACCAACAGCTGTCATCTATGCGGGAAGCATTACTTCTACGGATGTTACCATACATTTCAAGGAGTTGACCTCTTTGGACAATAATCTCATTTATGTGCTGCCTATCACTGTGGCAGAATCTAATTGGTCGCTTCTTGAAAGTACGCGCACTAGTTATTATGTATTTAAAGGAGCAGCTTTGATTAACGTTGTAGCTGATATCAAAGAAAGAAGGCTACAGCCCTCCTTTACCGATGCCTCCGTCTTGAACAACTTGCGTACCATCACCGTAGAAGCATTGATACGTGCCAATGAATTATACGACAAAATCAGTACCTTGATGGGGGTGGAAGGCAAGTTTCTGCTTCGCTTTAGTGATCAGGGATTGCCGGGAAATCAGCTTCAGATTGCAACGAGCGCTGGAAACACGACCAATCCTAACTGGACGATAGAGACCGGAAAGTGGGTACACGTTGCTGTTACTTACAACGGTGTTACGGGACAGGCGGAAATGTTTGTAGACGGAGAATCGAAAGGTGTGGGAAACCAAAGGCCTCGCGTAACGGTCAACTGGGGCGTCTCTTATCCAAGAGAAGAAGAGAATGATAATAAACGTGGCTTCTGGATTGGCTATTCATATGACACTCCACGTTATTTGGATGGCGATATAAGCGAGTGTCGCGTATGGAACCGTATCTTGACACCGGAAGAGATTCGCGAAAAAGATCATTTTTATTATGTAGATCCGGCATCTGACGGATTGGTTGCTTACTGGAAATTTGATGACGGACAAGGAGGAAATATCACTGATCATGCAAATGGAAATAATCTCATAGCCAATAACGAACTGACGTGGAAAGCGGTTGAGTTACCAAACAAAAAAAAATAA